In a single window of the Populus alba chromosome 16, ASM523922v2, whole genome shotgun sequence genome:
- the LOC118056146 gene encoding putative pentatricopeptide repeat-containing protein At3g08820, with protein sequence MSSLIVTKSAGIRNRLIQGFSSLKHLKHIHAALLRLGLDEDTYLLNKVLRFSFNFGNTNYSFRILDQTKEPNIFLFNTMIRGLVLNDCFQESIEIYHSMRKEGLSPDSFTFPFVLKACARVLDSESGVKMHSLVVKAGCEADTFVKISLINLYMKCGFIDNAFKVFDDIPEKNFASWTATISGYVGVGKCKEAIDMFRRLLKMDLRPDSFSLVEVLSACKRTGDLRSGEWIDEYITENGMVRNVFVATALVDFYGKCGNMERARSVFDGMLEKNIVSWSSMIQGYASNGLPKEALDLFFKMLNEGLKPDCYAMVGVLCSCARLGALELGDWASNLINGNEFLDNSVLGTALIDMYAKCGRMDRAWEVFRGMRKKDRVVWNAAISGLAMSGHVKDALGLFGQMEKSGIKPDRNTFVGLLCACTHAGLVEEGRRYFNSMECVFTLTPEIEHYGCMVDLLGRAGCLDEAHQLIKSMPMEANAIVWGALLGGCRLHRDTQLVELVLKKLIALEPWHSGNYVLLSNIYAASHKWEDAAKIRSIMSERGVKKIPGYSWIEVDGVFHQFLVGDTSHPLSEKIYAKLGELAKDLKAAGYVPTTDHVLFDIEEEEKEHFIGCHSEKLAVAFGLISTAPNDKILVVKNLRVCGDCHEAIKHISRIAGREIIVRDNNRFHCFTDGLCSCKDYW encoded by the coding sequence ATGTCTTCCTTAATCGTCACAAAATCAGCAGGCATCAGGAACCGCCTCATTCAAGGATTCAGCTCTCTCAAACACCTAAAACACATCCACGCAGCACTTCTCCGTCTCGGCCTCGATGAAGACACTTACCTCCTTAACAAGGTCTTACGTTTCAGCTTCAACTTTGGCAACACGAACTATTCCTTTCGCATATTAGATCAAACGAAAGAACCCaacattttccttttcaatacaATGATTCGTGGCTTAGTTTTGAACGATTGTTTTCAAGAATCCATTGAGATTTACCACTCTATGAGGAAAGAAGGGCTTTCTCCTGATAGTTTTACTTTCCCTTTTGTCTTGAAAGCGTGCGCGAGGGTTTTGGATTCTGAGTCGGGTGTCAAGATGCATAGCCTTGTGGTGAAAGCGGGTTGTGAAGCGGATACGTTCGTTAAGATAAGTTTGATTAATTTGTATATGAAATGTGGGTTTATAGATAATGCATTTAAGGTGTTTGATGATATTCCTGAGAAGAATTTTGCGTCGTGGACGGCGACAATAAGTGGGTATGTTGGTGTTGGGAAATGTAAGGAGGCGATTGATATGTTTCGTAGGTTGTTGAAGATGGATTTGAGGCCGGATAGTTTTAGTCTTGTTGAAGTTTTGTCTGCTTGCAAGCGAACTGGGGATTTGAGAAGTGGGGAGTGGATTGATGAGTATATAACGGAGAATGGCATGGTGAGGAATGTGTTTGTGGCTACTGCTTTGGTGGATTTTTATGGCAAATGTGGAAACATGGAGAGAGCGCGTAGCGTCTTTGATGGGATGCTGGAGAAGAATATTGTTTCTTGGAGTTCTATGATTCAGGGTTATGCTTCTAATGGGTTGCCTAAAGAAGCTTTAGAcctcttttttaaaatgttgaatGAGGGTTTGAAACCTGATTGTTATGCTATGGTGGGAGTTCTTTGTTCTTGTGCGAGGTTAGGGGCGCTAGAATTAGGGGACTGGGCTAGCAATTTGATCAATGGAAATGAGTTTTTGGATAATTCTGTCTTGGGTACGGCATTGATTGACATGTATGCAAAATGTGGGAGAATGGATAGAGCCTGGGAAGTTTTTAGGGGGATGAGGAAGAAAGATAGAGTAGTTTGGAATGCAGCTATATCAGGTCTTGCCATGAGCGGACATGTGAAAGATGCATTAGGGCTTTTTGGCCAAATGGAGAAGTCTGGGATCAAGCCAGACAGGAACACTTTTGTCGGCTTACTTTGTGCTTGTACTCATGCTGGTCTAGTTGAAGAGGGTCGTCGATATTTCAATAGTATGGAGTGTGTTTTTACCTTGACTCCAGAAATTGAACACTATGGATGCATGGTGGATCTTCTTGGTCGTGCAGGTTGCTTAGATGAAGCTCATCAGCTTATCAAAAGTATGCCAATGGAAGCCAATGCTATTGTTTGGGGAGCATTGCTGGGTGGATGCAGGCTGCATAGAGACACCCAATTGGTGGAACTCGTGCTGAAAAAACTCATAGCATTAGAACCGTGGCACTCaggtaattatgttcttttgtcaAATATATATGCAGCAAGTCACAAATGGGAAGATGCAGCAAAGATTAGGTCAATCATGAGTGAGAGGGGGGTTAAGAAAATACCAGGGTATAGTTGGATTGAAGTGGATGGAGTTTTTCATCAATTCCTTGTGGGGGATACGTCCCATCCCTTATCAGAGAAGATATATGCAAAACTTGGTGAATTGGCCAAGGACTTAAAAGCAGCAGGTTATGTTCCCACGACAGATCATGTGCTGTTTgacatagaagaagaagagaaggagcaTTTCATTGGTTGTCACAGCGAGAAGCTGGCTGTTGCCTTTGGTTTGATAAGCACAGCTCCAAATGACAAAATTCTTGTTGTGAAAAACCTTCGTGTTTGTGGTGATTGTCATGAGGCAATAAAGCACATTTCTAGAATTGCAGGTAGAGAGATAATTGTGAGAGATAACAATCGATTCCATTGCTTTACTGATGGTTTGTGTTCGTGTAAAGATTATTGGTGA